A section of the Bombus huntii isolate Logan2020A chromosome 5, iyBomHunt1.1, whole genome shotgun sequence genome encodes:
- the LOC126866032 gene encoding la protein homolog produces MENGQGEAVPQTETQTEIKTKVVDETKINDANVEVKDEKPVSEELSPKVKSEEPSNELLERIKNQVEFYFGDVNMQRDKFLIEQTKLDEGWVPMTIMLNFKLLASMSQDINVILEAIKSSELMEISEDRKKIRRSPKHPLPIYNEEYRKAQEAKTVYVKGFPLQDTTIEKLKTFFSAYEPVDNIVMRKYMDKEKKLQFKGSIFVQFKTLEDAKAFMVRESVKYGDTELIKMWSSDYYQSKTQEREGRRQKRSEVKAKKSESVDMEFETTEYNDKEKEGDKVNLFPKGCVIYFTNVPDECIREDIKECLGELGANVAFVDFNKGDAAGYARLQGENDAKTVIDKMHESKISIRGKDVTCCVLESEEEEKYFMKVRQQMANSRQRNFKGKRGKKGRNTRVASKRRMSESSDVVPAKRGNNSVE; encoded by the exons ATGGAGAACGGGCAAGGAGAGGCAGTTCCTCAAACAGAGACTCAAAcagaaattaaaacaaaggttGTAGACGAGACTAAAATAAATGATGCCAATGTCGAGGTTAAAGACGAGAAGCCGGTTTCTGAGGAACTTTCCCCAAAAGTAAAATCTGAGGAACCATCTAACGAACTGttagaaagaataaaaaatcaagtcgag TTTTACTTTGGAGATGTGAATATGCAAAGAGATAAATTTCTCATTGAGCAAACAAAATTGGACGAAGGATGGGTTCCTATGACTATtatgttaaatttcaaattgttgGCCTCTATGAGTCAagatattaatgttatattagaAGCCATAAAATCAAGTGAACTTATGGAAATATCtgaagatagaaaaaagatTCGTCGTTCTCCAAAGCATCCTTTGCCAATATATAACGAAGAATATAGGAAGGCACAGGAGGCCAAGACAGTTTACGTAAAAGGATTTCCTTTACAGGACACCACTATTGAGAAGCTTAAAACGTTTTTCAGTGCTTATGAACCAGTTGATAATATCGTC ATGAGGAAGTATATGGATAAAGAGAAGAAGCTTCAATTTAAAGGTTCTATTTTCGTGCAGTTCAAAACTCTAGAGGATGCAAAAGCCTTTATGGTTAGGGAATCTGTAAAATATGGAGACACTGAATTAATTAAGATGTGGTC ATCTGACTATTATCAATCTAAAACACAGGAAAGGGAAGGTAGGAGACAAAAAAGATCAGAAGTAAAAGCAAAGAAAAGTGAATCTGTTGATATGGAATTT GAGACAACAGAATATAATgataaagagaaagaaggcGACAAGGTAAATCTATTTCCAAAGGGTTGTGTGATTTATTTTACTAATGTACCTGATGAATGTATAAGAGAAGATATTAAGGAATGTCTAGGTGAATTAGGTGCGAATGTTGCATTTGTTGACTTTAATAAAGGTGATGCAGCGGGATATGCTCGATTGCAGGGAGAAAATGACGCAAAAACAGTAATTGACAAAATGCATGAAAGTAAA atATCTATACGCGGTAAAGATGTAACCTGTTGTGTCCTTGAGagtgaagaagaagaaaaatattttatgaaagtGAGACAACAAATGGCAAATTCTAGGCAAAGGAATTTTAAAGGAAAGAGAGGCAAAAAAG GCCGTAACACACGAGTAGCAAGTAAAAGACGTATGAGTGAGAGCAGTGACGTGGTTCCTGCTAAAAGAGGGAATAATTCAGTTGAATAa